ACTGGAACACCCTCGCCGGGATAGGCATGGTCGAATCGGACCACGGCAGATTCGGCGGCGCGGCGCTCGCCGCCGACGGCACCGAGACCAAGGCGGTGATCGGCCCGGCCCTCGACGGCTCCGCCGGCCGCCAGGACCTGCCGGCCACGGACCACGGCCGGCTCACCGGCGACACCACCTACGACCACGCCGTCGGCCCCATGCAGCTGCTCCCCGAAACCTGGTACCAGTTCGCCGATACCGGCACGAACCCGCAGAACATCGACGCCGCCGCGATCGCCGCCGGCCGTTACCTGTGTGCTGACAACCGCGACCTGGCCACCCCCTCCGGCTGGTGGAGCGCGATCCTCTCCTACAACCACTCGGACTCCTACGCGAACCTCGTCTTCCACTACGCCGACACGTACGCGACCGGCCCCCGAACCACGCCGGCATCCAGCGGACCG
This genomic window from Actinospica robiniae DSM 44927 contains:
- a CDS encoding murein transglycosylase, which gives rise to MIGRIASWSVAGLMAGGLASMVVGCVWAFSGTTPVDREPAADSSSTPLISATATIQPPAAASPQTGFSVQELGSASPGTASQSPATESELLADWAGRVSAATGIPARAVQGYGYAELVLHSENPDCHLDWNTLAGIGMVESDHGRFGGAALAADGTETKAVIGPALDGSAGRQDLPATDHGRLTGDTTYDHAVGPMQLLPETWYQFADTGTNPQNIDAAAIAAGRYLCADNRDLATPSGWWSAILSYNHSDSYANLVFHYADTYATGPRTTPASSGP